The following proteins are encoded in a genomic region of Mycteria americana isolate JAX WOST 10 ecotype Jacksonville Zoo and Gardens chromosome 14, USCA_MyAme_1.0, whole genome shotgun sequence:
- the RBM12 gene encoding RNA-binding protein 12 isoform X1, whose amino-acid sequence MAVVIRLQGLPIVAGTMDIRHFFSGLTIPDGGVHIVGGELGEAFIVFATDEDARLGMMRTGGTIKGSKVTLLLSSKTEMQNMIELSRRRFETANLDMPPANASRSGPPPSSGMSARVNLPTTVPNFNNPSPSVVTASTTVHESNKNISTFSTASMGTAPPNIGSTFGSPTFSSTIPSTASPMNTVPPPPIPPIPAMPSLPPMPSIPPIPVPPPVPTLPPVPPVPPIPPVPPVPPMTPMPPISGMPPMNPPPVAPLPTGMNGSGAAVNMNSGLNPLFIGPMNPVNPIQMNSQSSVKPIPINPDDLYVSVHGMPFSATESDVKDFFLGLRVDAVHMLKDHVGRNNGNGLVKFFSPQDTFEALKRNRMLMIQRYVEVSPATERQWVAAGGHITFKQTMGPSGQSHPPPPQAHSRSKSPSGQKRSRSRSPHEQGFCVYLKGLPFESENKHVIDFFKKLDIVEDSIYIAYGPNGKAIGEGFVEFRNEADYKAALCHHKQYIGNRFIQVHPITKKAMLEKIDMIRKRLQNFNYDQREILMNAEGEPGLPKLCAHISNIPYNITKMEILQFLEGLAVEENSVQILVDNNGQGLGQALVQFKAEDDARKAERLHRKKLNGRDVVLRLITVEEMRDIERNPPSQGKKILKIPIQGNATVPGAQGAGGDEHAFLGGNSKDANNGPPFNFPGNFSGSGTFGPPLPPPGLGGFPDSRPGIPTVATSGLPGAGIEVPGFAGGPGNLSGPAGFAGGPQTFGNGPGNLSGPPAFGAGPPGIASGLGHLSGPPGFGPGPGNIHISGPPGFGTGSGKPGPTVIKVQNMPFTVSVDEILDFFYGYQVIPGSVCLKYNEKGMPTGEAMVAFESRDEAMAAVVDLNDRPIGSRKVKLVLG is encoded by the coding sequence ATGGCTGTGGTCATCCGCTTGCAAGGTCTCCCGATTGTGGCGGGGACCATGGACATTCGCCACTTCTTCTCTGGATTGACCATTCCTGATGGGGGCGTGCATATTGTAGGGGGTGAACTGGGTGAGGCTTTCATCGTTTTTGCCACTGATGAAGATGCAAGGCTTGGTATGATGCGCACAGGTGGTACAATTAAAGGGTCGAAAGTAACACTGTTGCTGAGcagtaaaactgaaatgcagaacaTGATAGAACTCAGTCGTAGGCGTTTCGAAACTGCCAATCTAGATATGCCGCCAGCAAATGCTAGCAGATCGGGGCCACCACCTAGTTCTGGAATGAGTGCAAGGGTTAACTTACCTACTACTGTACCTAACTTTAATAATCCTTCTCCTAGTGTAGTAACTGCTTCTACAACCGTGcatgaaagcaataaaaacatatCCACATTTTCTACTGCCAGTATGGGGACTGCACCTCCAAATATTGGGAGTACCTTTGGTAGCCCAACATTTAGCTCAACTATACCTAGCACAGCATCCCCAATGAACACAGTACCTCCTCCACCAATCCCTCCTATCCCAGCTATGCCATCTTTGCCACCAATGCCTTCTATTCCCCCGATACCTGTTCCACCTCCTGTACCCACACTGCCTCCTGTTCCTCCGGTTCCTCCAATACCCCCTGTGCCCCCTGTACCTCCAATGACACCTATGCCTCCCATATCAGGAATGCCTCCTATGAATCCTCCACCCGTAGCACCTTTACCCACTGGAATGAATGGGTCTGGAGCAGCAGTGAATATGAACAGCGGCTTGAATCCATTGTTTATTGGTCCCATGAATCCTGTAAATCCTATCCAGATGAATTCTCAAAGTAGTGTCAAGCCAATTCCAATCAATCCAGATGATTTGTATGTCAGCGTTCATGGAATGCCCTTTTCTGCAACAGAATCTGATGTGAAAGACTTTTTCCTTGGGCTCCGTGTGGATGCAGTCCATATGCTGAAGGATCATGTAGGCCGAAATAATGGAAATGGACTAGTTAagtttttttctcctcaagaTACATTTGAAGCACTGAAGCGAAACAGAATGCTGATGATTCAGCGCTATGTTGAAGTTAGTCCTGCAACAGAGAGACAGTGGGTGGCTGCTGGAGGCCACATAACTTTCAAGCAAACCATGGGTCCCTCTGGGCAGtcacaccctcctcctcctcaggctcATTCTAGGTCCAAATCTCCTAGTGGACAGAAAAGGTCACGGTCGAGGTCTCCCCATGAGCAGGGTTTCTGTGTTTATTTGAAAGGTCTTCCCTTTGAATCGGAGAACAAACATgtgatagatttttttaaaaagctggatatAGTTGAAGACAGCATTTATATAGCTTATGGACCTAATGGGAAGGCAATCGGAGAGGGTTTTGTTGAGTTCAGGAATGAAGCTGATTATAAAGCAGCTTTGTGTCATCATAAGCAGTACATAGGGAATCGCTTTATTCAAGTTCATCCAATTACTAAAAAGGCAATGTTAGAGAAGATAGATATGATTCGTAAAAGATTGCAGAACTTCAACTATGACCAGAGAGAAATCCTCATGAATGCTGAGGGAGAACCAGGCTTGCCAAAATTGTGTGCACATATATCTAATATCCCATACAATATAACAAAAATGGAAATCCTTCAGTTTCTAGAGGGACTGGCAGTAGAAGAAAACTCTGTACAAATTCTTGTTGATAATAATGGGCAAGGTTTAGGACAGGCACTGGTTCAGTTTAAAGCAGAAGATGATGCTCGTAAGGCAGAGCGCTTGCACCGTAAAAAACTGAATGGAAGAGATGTTGTTTTGCGTTTGATAACTGTAGAAGAAATGAGAGATATTGAGAGAAACCCACCATCTCAAGggaaaaagatactgaaaataccAATACAAGGAAATGCGACTGTGCCGGGAGCACAAGGCGCTGGTGGGGATGAGCATGCCTTCTTGGGGGGAAATTCTAAAGATGCAAACAATGGTCCTCCATTTAATTTCCCTGGTAACTTCAGCGGGTCTGGCACATTTGGTCCCCCTCTACCACCACCTGGACTAGGTGGCTTTCCTGATTCTAGACCAGGAATACCTACAGTTGCAACTAGTGGTTTACCTGGTGCAGGTATTGAGGTCCCAGGTTTTGCAGGTGGTCCTGGTAATTTGAGTGGACCAGCAGGTTTTGCAGGGGGTCCTCAGACTTTTGGTAATGGTCCTGGTAATTTAAGTGGACCCCCTGCCTTTGGTGCTGGTCCTCCAGGAATTGCTAGTGGTCTTGGACATTTAAGTGGACCTCCAGGATTTGGACCTGGACCAGGAAATATACATATTAGTGGACCCCCAGGTTTTGGAACAGGGTCTGGGAAGCCAGGACCAACTGTCATTAAAGTGCAAAATATGCCCTTTACTGTTTCGGTGGATGaaattttggatttcttttatgGTTACCAAGTGATCCCTGGTTCAGTGTGcttaaaatacaatgaaaaaggCATGCCCACTGGAGAAGCAATGGTTGCATTCGAGTCTCGTGATGAAGCTATGGCAGCTGTTGTTGATTTAAATGACAGGCCTATAGGCTCAAGGAAAGTAAAACTTGTTTTAGGGTAG